In Cyanobacteria bacterium GSL.Bin1, the genomic stretch ACGTATTTTTCAATGACGGTTAATTTAACAAAACGCATTCAAGAACTTCGTGAAACCATCCCCCCAGAGGTCAGGTTAATTGCAGTTACCAAAACGGTTTCCGTTGAGAAGATACGAGAAGCGTATGCTGCAGGAATTCGAGATTTTGGTGAAAATAAAATTCAAGAAGCCCTAACCAAACAAGAAGAATTACAAGATTTAAATGATGTTTGTTGGCACTTTATTGGTCATCTCCAAACCAATAAAGCAAAACTCGCTTTAACGCATTTCCATTGGATTCATACCTGTGATCGCCTAAAAATTGCTCAACGTCTTGATCGCTTCACCGCAGAATTAGACATTACTCCGCCTAACCTTCTCCTGCAAGTGAAACCATTGCCTGACCCTAACAAATATGGCTGGACCATTCCGGAATTATTAGCTACCCTTGCCACCCTT encodes the following:
- a CDS encoding YggS family pyridoxal phosphate-dependent enzyme — translated: MTVNLTKRIQELRETIPPEVRLIAVTKTVSVEKIREAYAAGIRDFGENKIQEALTKQEELQDLNDVCWHFIGHLQTNKAKLALTHFHWIHTCDRLKIAQRLDRFTAELDITPPNLLLQVKPLPDPNKYGWTIPELLATLATLDQYQNLKIQGLMTILPFNQSPSAVQAGFEKVRDLAREIDQKNYSHLAMKELSMGMSADYQLAIKAGATMIRLGRTIFGERPV